Genomic DNA from bacterium:
CGCCAAGGGTAGGCGTGAGGAGAATGTCCCCCAGATCGGCGCAACCTGTGCCGCTGAGGTGTGTGTGGCTGAAGCCGACGAGGGTGGTGTCGGAATAGTGATAGCCGCTGCACCAGTCCCAGCCGAAGGTGCCACCGTCGGGACTGAGTTGCACCATGCCGAAGGGCAAGGACGCGCCGGGGTAGGTGTGACCGTGGCCATTGGTGCCGATCATGGGATTGACATAATCTACGGGCCGCAGATCATCTCGGGCTGCGGCCATGAAGGCGCAGCAGCAAACAAGGAAAAGAAGGGTAATGAGTTTCATGGGCGAAGTTATCCTCGTTCAGGCGGCCACAGTTTCGGAGACGGTAGCGGGTTCCGTGGCGGAACGTTGCACATGCCGGGAACCTTTGACCGCATAGTAGATGATGTACAGGTAGCAGAGGGCGGGAAGAATGAAGGCATGATGGATGCCGATACTGTCCGCGAGAGCGCCCTGCAACACGGGAATGATGGCGCCGCCGACAATGGCCATGACCAGAATGCTCGAACCCTGGCTGGTAAGGTTGCCGAGGTCCTCAATGCCCAAGGTGAAGATGATGGGGAACATCACGGAATTGAAGAAGCCCACAGCCAGAATGGTGAACATGGCCGCGGAGCCGGAGATGAAAATAGTGGTGAACACCAAAAGCGAAGCAACCGTAGCAGCAACGGCAAGGACTTGACGGGGCTTCAGTTTTTGCAGGAGGGCCGAACCGATGAAGCGACCCACCATGGCGCTGCCCCAATAGTAGGAGACAAAACCGGCGGCGGTGGCTTCGACGAGACCGGCAATCTCCGGCTGACCGAAGAAGTTCACCAGAAAGCTGCCGATGGAGACTTCCGCGCCGACATAGAGGAAGATACCGAGGGCGGCGAGGCGCAGATGGCGATATTTGAGGGCGTCGCGCAGTTTGGCGCTCTTGGTGTTGTGATTCTCGACCGCGTCAATGACGGGAAGCTTGATCAGACCCATCACCACGGCGAGCAGGAAGAGGGCGCCGGCAAGCCAGAGATAGGGCATCTGCACCGAAGCGGCCTTGGCCAGTTTGGCGGCGTGCTGCTCGGCGGCGGGAAGCGCGGCGACCTGTGCGGCGGTGAGCGTAGTGCCGAGGATCAGCAACCCGCCGATCAGGGGCGCAGTGGTGTGCCCCAAGGAATTAACAGCTTGTGCCAGATTCAGACGGCTGGAGGCGGTTTCGGGCTTTCCCAGCACCGCCGCATAGGGATTGGCAGCGACCTGCAGAACCGTGATTCCCGTAGCCAGCACGAAGAGCGCGGTCAAAAAGAGCGGATAAGACATCATTCCGGCGGCGGGATAGAACATAAGCGCGCCGATACCGCCCGTGGCCAGTCCGACCACCACGCCCTTCTGATAGCCGAGGCGGGCAATGACCTTGCCCGCAGGGATGGA
This window encodes:
- a CDS encoding sugar MFS transporter, producing MEKKGYKSAFGIVTTLFFMWGFLTCLNDILVPHLKAVFDLNYTRVMLIQFTFFAAYFIMSIPAGKVIARLGYQKGVVVGLATGGIGALMFYPAAGMMSYPLFLTALFVLATGITVLQVAANPYAAVLGKPETASSRLNLAQAVNSLGHTTAPLIGGLLILGTTLTAAQVAALPAAEQHAAKLAKAASVQMPYLWLAGALFLLAVVMGLIKLPVIDAVENHNTKSAKLRDALKYRHLRLAALGIFLYVGAEVSIGSFLVNFFGQPEIAGLVEATAAGFVSYYWGSAMVGRFIGSALLQKLKPRQVLAVAATVASLLVFTTIFISGSAAMFTILAVGFFNSVMFPIIFTLGIEDLGNLTSQGSSILVMAIVGGAIIPVLQGALADSIGIHHAFILPALCYLYIIYYAVKGSRHVQRSATEPATVSETVAA